From a single Georhizobium profundi genomic region:
- a CDS encoding recombinase family protein, producing MQSRTSVEDQVRLCQKRIDLEGWQLTEVYADHGISGATLSRPGYRKLTEDARNGAFDILLAESIDRLSRDQEHIAALYKLLTYRSIPLVTVAEGEISELHIGLKGTMSALYLKDLAQKTHRGLEGRVRQKRSAGGVSYGYDVVRTLGNDGMPTTGERVINDEEASVIRQVFGQFASGRSPRAIAAALNLQGIDGPRGTAWGASTIYGNWRRGTGLLNNELYTGKLVWNRQRFVKDPDTGRRQARPNPPEQWIVEEVPELRIIEEELWNEVKDRQTEARSQIIVDRSTIRSERARRPRHLFSGIIECGVCGGGFILVNKHQYGCANVRNRGTCDNRLTMRRDSLEEAVLDGLRDSLLHPDLVAEFVGEYQREWNRLRGEENAARQRQDAELQKVERQIANIVTAVKNGLYSEAMGEELRSLEERKRQLKRTQPTAPEPPRLHPGLAELYRRKVTDLRASLNDDALKVEAAERLRSLLSAIRMIPEDGRLQIELVGELAAILALGQAGMQKSPSLATEALSITLVAGVGFEPTTFRL from the coding sequence ATGCAGAGCCGCACGTCGGTCGAAGACCAGGTGCGCCTGTGCCAGAAGCGCATCGATCTTGAAGGCTGGCAGCTGACGGAAGTCTATGCCGACCACGGGATCAGCGGCGCCACGTTGTCCCGACCGGGCTACCGCAAACTGACCGAGGACGCGCGCAATGGCGCGTTCGACATCCTGCTTGCCGAAAGCATCGACCGGCTGTCGCGCGACCAGGAACATATCGCTGCCCTCTACAAGCTCCTGACCTACCGGTCGATCCCGCTCGTCACGGTCGCCGAAGGCGAGATCTCCGAGCTTCACATCGGCCTCAAGGGAACCATGAGTGCGCTCTATCTCAAGGATCTCGCCCAGAAGACCCATCGGGGTCTCGAAGGCCGGGTGCGTCAGAAGCGCTCGGCCGGCGGCGTCTCCTATGGCTATGACGTGGTACGCACACTCGGCAACGACGGCATGCCGACGACCGGCGAGCGCGTCATCAACGACGAGGAAGCGAGCGTCATCCGCCAGGTCTTCGGCCAGTTCGCCTCGGGGCGCAGCCCGCGAGCGATCGCAGCCGCACTGAACCTTCAGGGCATTGATGGCCCCCGCGGCACAGCTTGGGGGGCGTCGACGATCTATGGCAACTGGCGCCGCGGTACAGGGCTTCTCAATAACGAGCTCTACACCGGCAAACTCGTCTGGAACCGGCAGCGCTTCGTCAAGGACCCGGACACCGGCCGGCGGCAGGCACGACCGAACCCGCCGGAGCAGTGGATCGTCGAGGAGGTGCCGGAGCTGCGCATCATCGAAGAAGAGCTCTGGAACGAGGTCAAGGACCGTCAGACCGAGGCCCGGTCTCAAATTATCGTGGATCGCAGCACGATCAGGTCCGAGCGTGCACGGCGCCCGCGCCATCTGTTTTCCGGGATCATCGAGTGTGGGGTTTGTGGTGGCGGTTTTATCCTCGTCAACAAGCACCAGTATGGCTGCGCCAATGTCCGCAACCGCGGTACTTGCGACAACCGCCTGACCATGCGCCGCGACAGCCTCGAAGAGGCGGTCCTCGACGGGCTGCGCGACAGCCTTCTTCATCCCGATCTCGTTGCGGAATTCGTCGGCGAGTATCAGCGCGAATGGAACAGGTTGCGCGGCGAGGAGAATGCCGCCCGCCAGCGGCAGGATGCCGAGCTTCAAAAGGTTGAACGTCAGATCGCTAATATCGTCACGGCCGTGAAGAACGGTCTCTATTCGGAAGCGATGGGAGAAGAGTTGCGGTCACTCGAAGAACGCAAACGTCAGCTGAAGCGGACGCAACCAACCGCGCCCGAGCCGCCTCGCCTCCACCCCGGCCTTGCGGAACTCTACCGGCGCAAAGTCACTGACCTCAGAGCGTCCTTGAATGACGACGCATTGAAGGTCGAAGCGGCGGAGCGTCTCCGCTCTCTGCTGTCTGCGATCCGGATGATCCCGGAGGACGGCAGGCTGCAGATCGAGCTCGTTGGCGAGCTTGCAGCGATCTTGGCTTTGGGGCAGGCTGGAATGCAAAAAAGCCCCAGTCTTGCGACTGAGGCCTTGTCGATAACGCTGGTTGCGGGGGTAGGATTTGAACCTACGACCTTCAGGTTATGA
- a CDS encoding L,D-transpeptidase family protein, which translates to MLSAAPAIAQYYDPYGRPPLPELREYIDNAGNRVFLNQYGEVVSIVPPVDQAPVTGSIPQDYNGGGYYNGGQPVLEGRVDPYRDPYGYDDRAYQPFPQQDPGQYYPPQPNYGSVDRQPIQPSNPGYDNSGPQPYTPPAGTSGPATATPAPSRAGSPEVAALQVYLDRRGFSPGVIDGQIGSNVRKALAAYEQATGERIDPNDVDGIMNRLVDTGGLPIKQYTITNEDVAGPFIASVPTDYSEKALLENMSFTSPAEMLAERFHMDEGYLRAINPNADFSRPGTVIKVMDTGSNVKAKVTRIVADKSLKQVFAYDESDTLVAAYPATIGSQGTPSPSGTHTVERIALDPNYTYNPRINFKQGNNDRVLTIPPGPNGPVGTVWIALSKPTYGIHGTPEPSAIGKTESNGCIRLTNWDARELAGMVERGVVVEFVDDQPMLLSETETETQPIAGQAPAAAAQPSITAPQPLQPSIQQGALPSIQ; encoded by the coding sequence ATGCTGTCAGCTGCCCCGGCCATCGCGCAGTACTACGATCCTTATGGCCGCCCGCCGCTGCCGGAGCTTCGCGAATACATCGACAATGCCGGCAACCGGGTGTTCCTCAACCAGTATGGCGAAGTCGTCTCGATCGTGCCTCCCGTGGATCAAGCGCCCGTGACCGGCAGCATTCCCCAAGATTATAATGGCGGCGGCTATTATAATGGCGGCCAGCCTGTGCTTGAAGGTCGGGTTGATCCCTACCGCGACCCGTACGGCTATGACGATCGGGCGTATCAGCCCTTTCCGCAGCAGGATCCGGGCCAGTATTACCCGCCGCAGCCGAATTATGGATCGGTCGATCGCCAGCCGATCCAGCCGTCCAATCCCGGCTATGACAATTCCGGACCCCAGCCCTATACGCCGCCGGCTGGCACCAGCGGCCCCGCGACAGCCACGCCCGCACCCTCGCGTGCCGGCTCGCCCGAAGTTGCCGCTCTTCAGGTCTATCTCGATCGCCGTGGTTTTTCTCCCGGCGTGATCGACGGCCAGATCGGTTCGAATGTGCGCAAGGCACTGGCCGCCTACGAACAGGCAACCGGAGAGCGGATCGATCCGAACGACGTCGACGGCATCATGAACCGTCTGGTGGACACCGGCGGCCTGCCGATCAAACAATACACGATCACCAACGAAGACGTTGCTGGCCCATTCATCGCCTCGGTGCCAACCGACTATTCGGAAAAGGCGCTTCTGGAAAACATGTCGTTCACCTCGCCGGCTGAAATGCTGGCCGAGCGGTTCCACATGGACGAGGGCTATTTGCGCGCGATCAACCCGAACGCAGACTTCTCACGCCCCGGCACCGTCATCAAGGTCATGGACACGGGCAGCAACGTGAAGGCGAAGGTCACGCGCATCGTCGCCGACAAGAGCCTGAAGCAGGTTTTCGCCTACGATGAGAGCGACACTCTTGTGGCAGCATATCCTGCCACGATCGGATCCCAGGGCACGCCGTCACCATCGGGCACCCACACGGTGGAACGCATCGCGCTCGATCCGAACTACACCTACAATCCGCGCATCAACTTCAAGCAGGGCAACAATGATCGCGTCCTGACCATCCCGCCCGGCCCGAACGGCCCCGTCGGCACGGTCTGGATCGCGCTGTCAAAGCCGACCTATGGAATTCACGGGACGCCCGAGCCGTCCGCGATCGGCAAGACGGAAAGCAATGGCTGCATCCGCCTGACCAACTGGGACGCGCGTGAACTCGCCGGCATGGTGGAGCGCGGTGTCGTGGTCGAGTTCGTCGACGATCAGCCCATGCTTCTGTCGGAAACGGAAACTGAAACCCAGCCGATCGCGGGACAGGCACCTGCCGCGGCCGCGCAGCCCTCGATCACTGCGCCGCAGCCACTGCAGCCATCGATCCAGCAGGGCGCGTTGCCGTCGATCCAGTAA
- a CDS encoding M23 family metallopeptidase, translating into MRSRRHSTSQLGNEPPLMADGRRAPDRREISLRWLSGTFLTGVTSCALMGIALFAAVNGREQLALPAQAMALSADGAETARRDVAKGGRIVASLVPSRPKDRSIMEVSTMIRDGDREVIRRKPFAHIQVALAANHQTQEEYPPFDPLAIFSTGTAEEAPEAGDTSVIYGAQVESEVSLRTRDFPLGDNELAYGAAITVDEAEETVRSNGSILTDGSIQVAALHYVDPRRFATDGLDLDFSASLNSRVITENVSVSVQAPFDASAVEYLEDVITVGEEREIIEAMATAGYDDSQAAMVSGIFANLAASSRLREGHVLRLGIEQRGEQTRIVRASIYDGTEHQLTLAENDRGYFVRAVEPANSEIVAAALDTDAVPVQSGRELPSVYDGLYRAALSYGMNAELTSQIVRLLASDIDFQARLRPTDRLEAFFSVEDERGEAGDDSELLFVNATFGDRSTRFYRFRNPEDQTIDYYDEEGRSVRQFLLRNPVPNGRFTSSYGMRRHPILGYSRMHAGVDWAAPSGTPILASGNGVVESAGWHSGGFGRHTEIRHANGYVSTYSHQSAIAKGVEPGARVTQGQVIGYVGSTGLSTGPHLHYELSVNGSKVDPMRVRLPDAKSLEGEALAAFNQERERIDQLMEADGSESELASR; encoded by the coding sequence ATGAGGTCTAGAAGACATTCGACGAGCCAGCTCGGCAACGAGCCGCCGCTAATGGCAGACGGGCGCCGGGCGCCCGACCGTCGCGAGATCTCGCTGCGCTGGCTTTCCGGCACCTTTCTAACAGGCGTGACCTCCTGCGCGCTGATGGGCATTGCGCTTTTCGCAGCCGTGAATGGACGCGAGCAGCTGGCCTTGCCGGCTCAGGCCATGGCGCTCAGCGCCGATGGCGCCGAGACGGCGCGCCGCGATGTGGCGAAAGGTGGCCGCATCGTTGCGTCGCTGGTGCCGTCTCGCCCCAAAGATCGCTCCATCATGGAAGTCTCCACGATGATCCGCGACGGCGATCGGGAAGTGATCCGGCGCAAGCCCTTCGCTCACATTCAGGTGGCCCTGGCAGCAAACCACCAGACCCAGGAAGAGTATCCACCGTTCGATCCACTTGCGATCTTTTCTACGGGCACGGCAGAGGAGGCGCCCGAGGCGGGCGACACGAGCGTCATCTATGGCGCGCAGGTGGAATCGGAAGTCAGCCTACGCACGCGTGACTTCCCGCTCGGCGATAACGAACTTGCCTATGGCGCGGCCATCACCGTTGATGAGGCGGAAGAAACCGTGCGCAGCAACGGATCGATCCTGACGGATGGATCGATCCAGGTGGCGGCGCTGCATTATGTCGATCCGCGCCGCTTCGCCACCGACGGTCTCGATCTGGACTTCAGCGCCAGCCTCAATTCCCGCGTCATCACCGAGAACGTTTCCGTCTCCGTTCAGGCGCCGTTCGATGCGTCGGCGGTCGAATATCTGGAAGACGTCATCACGGTCGGCGAAGAGCGCGAGATCATCGAAGCCATGGCAACGGCCGGCTATGACGACAGCCAAGCCGCCATGGTATCCGGCATTTTCGCCAACCTCGCCGCATCCTCGCGGCTGAGAGAAGGCCATGTGCTTCGGCTCGGCATCGAACAGCGCGGCGAGCAGACCCGCATCGTGCGCGCCAGCATCTACGACGGCACCGAGCATCAGTTGACGCTCGCCGAAAACGATCGCGGCTATTTCGTGCGCGCGGTCGAGCCGGCCAATTCCGAGATCGTCGCTGCCGCCCTCGATACGGATGCGGTTCCGGTCCAGTCGGGCCGTGAGCTTCCGAGTGTCTATGACGGGCTTTACCGCGCAGCGCTTTCCTACGGCATGAATGCCGAGCTGACGTCGCAGATCGTCCGGTTGCTCGCAAGCGACATCGATTTCCAGGCGCGGCTTCGGCCGACCGACCGGCTCGAGGCCTTCTTCTCCGTCGAAGACGAAAGAGGCGAAGCGGGCGATGATTCCGAGCTTCTGTTCGTCAACGCGACGTTCGGCGATCGCTCGACGCGCTTTTACCGTTTCCGCAATCCGGAAGACCAGACGATCGACTATTATGACGAGGAAGGGCGCAGCGTTCGGCAGTTCCTGTTGCGCAATCCCGTCCCGAACGGTCGGTTCACGTCTTCCTACGGCATGCGCCGCCATCCGATCCTCGGCTATAGCCGCATGCATGCCGGCGTCGACTGGGCCGCGCCGAGCGGCACGCCGATTCTTGCCTCCGGCAACGGCGTGGTCGAAAGTGCGGGCTGGCATTCCGGCGGCTTTGGCCGCCATACGGAAATCCGCCATGCCAATGGTTATGTCAGCACCTATTCTCACCAGAGCGCGATCGCCAAGGGAGTAGAGCCCGGCGCGCGGGTGACCCAGGGGCAGGTCATCGGCTATGTCGGCTCGACCGGCCTCTCGACCGGCCCTCACCTCCATTACGAGCTGAGCGTCAACGGCTCCAAGGTCGACCCGATGCGCGTGCGCCTTCCCGATGCGAAGTCGCTGGAAGGCGAGGCGCTTGCCGCGTTCAACCAGGAACGCGAGCGTATCGATCAGCTGATGGAAGCGGACGGGTCGGAATCGGAACTGGCCAGCCGCTGA